CTACAGACAAGGTCAGGAGCAAATCCTGCCTTCAGGAGCGATCGGCCTCCCCCAGAAACACATCTTTGAGACAACACCGAGGAGCTTAGCTGCTCTCGCCGGGTGTTCGGCCAACATACAAGGAGCGAGGCTTGCCCGCGAAGGCGTCCGTAAGAACACCACAGCTAATCGACATGCGCCCAAGTCATGCGAAACGACGCCCCGCCCCACGGAGAGTCCGCCACTTCCACTTGCCCGCCATGGGATTGCGACACCCGTCGCACCAACGCCAGGCCCAAGCCGAAACCACCGGTGCGGCGGTCGCGACTGGCGTCCAGGCGCGAGAACGGTTCGAAGATTTTCTCCCGCCCGTCCAGCGGCACGCCCGGCCCGTCGTCGTTGACCCGCACTTCGTAATGATCGCCGGTGCGCACTAACGATACTTCCACCCGTTCGTCGGCATAGCGAATGGCATTGCGCAGCAAATTGATCACAGCCCGTGCCATGAAGCGCGGTTCGATGCGAACCTCATCGACCTGACACTCGACAATCAGCAATTGCACCCCGGCGGCTTCGGCCTCCAGCGCCACGCTACCCACCACACTGTCGAGCCAATGGCTGGCCTGAATGTTCTCCCGCGAAATTACCGTAGCGCCACGCTCAAGGCTGGCGTACGTCAGCAGCTCGGAAACCATTTCTTCCAGCTCGCCGAGGTCGGCGTACATGTCGGCAATCAACTTGCGGTTCTGGGTCGGATCGGGTTGTTGCTTGAGTTGATCGAGTTCGAACGACAACCGTGCAATCGGCGTGCGCAATTCGTGGGACACCGCGTTGGTCAGCTCGCGCTGATTGGCGATAAGCCCCTCGATGCGCGCGGCCATCAGGTTGAAGTGTTCAGCCAGGTCACGAATGTTCGAGCGTTTGGACAGCTGGATGCGCGCCGACAGGTCGTTGTCGCCAAAGCGTTCGGCGGCCAGGCGCAGTGTCTCCAGATCGCGCCAGTGCGGGCGCACCCAGAAAAACAACACGAAACCGATCATCACCGCGATCATCAAATAGGCCGCGGCAATGTAGAACGGCATCAGGCTCGGCTCGGCCGGCAGACTGATGCTGAGCAGTTGCGGGCCGTCGTCAATGCGCGAGATGAACTGCGTGTACTGGTCGCGAATGACCAGCAGCCCCTGGGCCAACTCGGCTTTTTCCTGATCGGTCAGGGCCAGTTGATCGCTCTCGACCAGCGTCAGGCCCAAGCCGTAGTGGGGGCGCACGGCTTCCAGTTGGCGCTCCCGGGCCGAACCGTCCAGGCCGCGCAACTGCTCAGTCAGCGACCACGCCTGACCACGCACCGCCTCTTGGTTGTAGCTCTGCATCTGACCGTCGAGCAGCGCATCGAACGTACGCTCGACGGTTTGCAGCGCCAGTATCAAGCCAACCGTCATTACCAGAAACAGCCCGAGAAATAACCGCAGCATTTACAGCTCCCACCCAAATGGATTGAACAGATAACCCTTGCCCCACACGGTCTTGATGCACACCGGCTCGCGTGGGTTGTCCTTGAGCTTGCCGCGCAATTTGCTGATGTAGACGTCGACGCTGCGATTGAGGCCGTCGAAGGCAATACCGCGCATGCGGTTGAGGATATCGTCGCGGGACAGAGTCTTGCCGGCGGCGCTGGCCAGCAACCACAGCAGTTCGAATTCCATGGTGGTGAGCTCGATGCCCTCGCCCGCCAGGCGCACTTCGCGGCAGCTGCGATCGATGCTCAGATGGCCGAATTCCAGCGAACTGCACACGCTGCTGTCTGGCATCTGACGGCGTTGCAAAGCGCGCAAACGGGCCAGCAGTACCGGTGGTTTTATCGGTTTGATCACGTAGTCGTCGGCGCCGGATTCCAGGCCGAGGATGTGATCGAGATCGTCTTCCTTGGCGGTGAGGATGACGATCGGCGTGTCAGAGACGCTGCGAATTTCGCGGCACACGTGCAGGCCGCTCTGGCCCGGCAGCATCAGGTCGAGCACCACGATTTTCGGTTTGAAGTCGAGGAAAGCGGCCAACGCCAGATCACCGCGATGCACCTGCCGGACCTCGAAGCCGTGTTGGGACAGGAAATGCGCGATCAGCCCGGCAAGCTTTTCGTCATCTTCCACCAGCAGCACTTTGCCAAAACCCAGGTTATCCATAACGACCGTTTGCCAACCCTTGAGTGAAGTGGCCGGCATTATGGCGCCAATCGGTGACGGGACGGTGATGACGGGCAGCAAAAACCGGCCACGGGGGCCGGTTTTAGGCGATGTTTCATACTCTTAAGAGTTTTTAACAATTCAGACGCAGAAGATTGCAACGTGCGGATGGCATTTTCAGGAGCACGACTTGCCGGCGAAAGCCTTCTTGAGATCGCCTTCGCGGGCAAGCCTCGCCCCTACAAGGTTATGCGGCGGCTGGGACACCACTGTGAAAGCGGAACTCCACATCCGGCGACTCGATCAACGCCTGCTCGGCGTCACGCACCTTGTCGATCACCTGGGCAATGTCCTTGGCGTCGCCGTACTGATAGGCCAGTTTCAGGTAACCCTGGAAATGCCGGGCCTCGCTCTTCAGCAGGCCGAAGTAGAACTTGCCCAGCTCTTCATCCAGATGCGGCACCAACGCCTCGAAACGCTCGCAGCTGCGGGCTTCGATGAAGGCGCCGACCACCAGGGTGTCCACCAGCTTCACCGGTTCGTGGCTGCGCACCACTTTGCGCAGCCCCGAGGCATAGCGCCCGGCGGACAGCTGACGCAGCTCGATCTTGCGCTTTTTCATCAGGCGCATGACCTGTTCGTGGTGCACCAGTTCTTCCCGGGCCAGACGCGACATCAGGTTGATCAGATCGACGTGGGAGTGATATTTGGCAATCAGGCTCAACGCCGTGCTGGCCGCCTTGAATTCGCAGTTTTTGTGGTCGATCAGCAGCGTTTCCTGATCGGCCAACGCGGCCTGGACCCAGCCATCGGGCGTGCGGCAGCCAAGGAACTCGTGAATTTCGGGAAGGATCATGGGGCTCACGGATAAAAGGTACAGAACGAAGGGCGCCGATTATACCGGCCTGCCGACAGACCACCAGCCGCGACCGTTGATATGCATCAAGTCGCGAATGCCCGACCAGCAACTATAGTTGTGCAACGCAGTGTTTTTACCTTCCTGGAGATCCCGATCATGCAAGCCATCCGCAGCATTCTGGTGGTCATCGAACCCGAACACTCGGAGAGCCTGGCGCTCAAACGGGCCAAACTGATCGCTGGCGTGACCCAGGCTCATCTGCACCTGCTGGTCTGCGATAAAAAGCACGACCACAGCGCGATGCTCAGCGTGCTCAAGGCGGCCCTGCTGGCGGACGGTTACAACGTCACCACCGAGCAAGCCTGGAACGAAAGCCTGCACGACACCATTATCGACGTGCAGCAGGCCGAAGGTTGCGGGCTGGTGGTCAAGCAGCATTTCCCTGACAGCCCACTGAAAAAGGCCCTGCTGACCCCGGCGGACTGGAAACTGCTGCGCTACTGCCCGACCCCGGTGCTGCTGGTGAAAACCGCCAAACCCTGGGCCGGCGGGGTGATCCTGGCGGCCATCGATGTCGGCAATATGGACGGCGAACACCGCACCTTGCATGCCAGCATCATCGATCATGGCTACGACATTGCCAGCTTGGCCAAGGCCCATCTGCACGTGATCAGCGCCCATCCGTCGCCGATGCTGTCGGCGGCCGATCCGACGTTTCAGCTCAAGGAAACCATCGAGGCCCGTTACCGCGAGCAGTGCAAGGCGTTCCAGGCCGAGTTCGACATCGACGACGACCACCTGCACATCGAGGAAGGTCCGGCGGATGTGTTGATTCCGTTCATGGCCCATAAGCTGGGGGCCTCCGTGACGGTGATCGGCACGGTGGCGCGGACTGGGTTGTCCGGGGCGTTGATCGGTAATACGGCGGAAGTGGTGCTCGATGCGCTGGAGAGCGATGTGCTGGTGCTCAAGCCGGATACGGTCATGGATCATCTGGAAGAGATCGTGACCCGGCATTGAGATTTTCGGCGTCAAGTAGATCGCCATCGCGGGCAAGCCCGCTCCCACAGGTCGATGAAGTACCTGTGGGAGCAACTGTCTTGATGTCTTTTATTTTGAAGTTTGATCAAAGGGCAGCCGAACTTCCACAGTCTCAAACCATGTGATTTCCCAAATGAGCAAGCAGTCTGTTTAGGCTGCCTGCTCTCTCCACTCAGTTTGGTCACGGATCATCGCGTTCAGCCTTATCAACAACACCCGCATGCAGGCGATCAGCGCCACTTTCGCGCATTTACCTCTCAGGCGAAGCGCGTCATATCGGGCTTTGAACTCGGGTTGTCGCAAAATCACAGCCCAACTGGCCATGTACATCGCACGTCGCACGGCAAATCGGCCACCGCTTATATGACGAGGCCCTTCGTGGTTGCCGCTGTCGTGTCGTTGTAAGGGGCGATCCCTGCCAGTGCTGCGATCTCGTGCCGTCCAACCTCTCCCAGCTCAGGCAGGTAGGCCATGATGCTGGCTGCGGTCACGAGCCCTAGTCCCTTAACCGAGCGCAAGCGGGCAATTTTTTCACTGTCCAGGTCTTTGGCGCTTTGGCAGATCAGCTGTTCTATCGACTTTATTGCCTGATCTAAATAGTCGATATGGCTTTGCAACAAGGGTTTTTATCGAGTCGACAGAAGCCGTTTTGATACGCCGCCTGTCGTCACTTTGCTGCTGAACAAAGTTTTCGCGTTGCTGTACCAGCGCACGCAAATTGTCCTGTTCGGCGCTGGTGATACGGCTATCGGCGTCCTTTATAATCGTTGCAAATTCGGCGAGAAGCCGCGCATCTATCGCGTCTGTTTTAGCGCGATAACCCATTGCCTTGGCAAAATCTTTCGCCCGACGAGGATTGATTCGTAAGACGTCAAAGCCGCCCCTTTGAAGCACCTTCATGGGCCCCCGCTCGTAGCCACCGGTGGCTTCCAGTAACACGCGGGTGACTTCGAAGCCTTTTAACCAATCAATCAGCACCGGGAAACCACTGGCGCTGTTCGGAAAACTCGCACCAATGCCTTGCGAATTAATCCAGACTTCCAGACTGTCTTTGGAAACATCAATGCCTGCGCAGGAAAACATGGCTAAACCCTCTTACACTCATAAATGAGAGCGCTCTGGTTGGGCTCCACGCTTGTAATGTTCGAGGTCGGCTCGTTCAACTGTTCGGGCTCAATAACCAGAGTGGAGAGGTGAATGGCAGCATGGGCTCCCACACGTGCTGCTAGCACTCCGGGCGTTCAGCTTGCCACTCACCGCTCTCATCTTCAGTCTAAGTCCTGCGCAAGACACAAGCGGGCTTGCCCGCGATGCTTTTAAGGGTTACCCGCCGAACGCATCCTTGAGAAACCCCGGCGCAATGTAGCGCTGGTAATGCGCCTCAGAGAGCAGAAAAAATTCCCGATCAATGGCATCGCGCAACTCCGGCAGGTTCCAGTCGCGGAACTCCGGCAGCAACACCATCCCGTAGGCTTCCAGATTATTGATGACCCGCGCGCCCCGGGCGATCAACTGGTACGCCCAGCAATATTCCGACTGATGCGGCACAAAACGGATCTTGCGCTGCTCCAGCTGCATTCTCAGCAGTGCAGGATCGAAAATTTCTACCTTGGCGGCCATCACCTGCGACAACAGCTGCTCAAGCCGCAGCCACACCGCGCGTTTTTCTTCCTCGTTGTAACCATTCCAGTTGATCACTTCGTGGTGGAAACGCTTGCAGCCACGGCACACCAGATCACCGTAAACAGTGGAGCAGAGGCCGACGCAGGGGGTCTTGATGGTCTGATTGGGCATAGGTAGGCAAAACACGGGAAAGCAGAACAGGTCAGCATGTTAGCCCTTTGTCTAGCATTCATCACCCCTCAAAATTCAGGGCCTAACTTACCTTTAATTTTTTTTTGCCGTAGAATCAGCCAGCCTTTTAAGGCGCCAATGTCCGTTAAGAAGCTGTTTTCAAAGCGTCACGAGCACAGTCGTTCCTTCAGAGCGGTGTTGGCGAAGGGTTTTTCCAGCGGGGAAAAGCCCAACGCCAACCCTCATCAGCTCCCCGTTCTGCAGGCGTAAAACTTTGAAAGCAGCTTCTGTAAGGAATTGCCGGTAATTCTGGCTAAGCGGCCCACAACGCCACGCAGCGCATTAGTACGGCAATTTCGGGATGAGCGTCCCGGACACCCATTTGGGACCACTGATGAGGGTAATAACTGTGCTTGAAGCCTACCGCAAACATATCGAAGAGCGCGCAGCACTGGGTATCGTTCCCCAGCCGCTTAACGCCGAACAAACTGCAGGCCTGGTCGAGCTGCTGAAGAATCCCCCGGCTGGCGAAGAAGCTTTCCTCGTTGACCTGATCACCAATCGCGTTCCGCCAGGCGTGGACGAAGCTGCCTATGTAAAGGCCGGTTTCCTCTCTGCCCTCGCCAAAGGCGAAGCCAAATCCCCTCTGATCGACAAGAAACGCGCTGTTGAACTGCTCGGCACCATGCAGGGTGGCTACAACATCGTGACGCTGGTCAATCTGCTGGACGACGCCGAACTGGCACCAGTAGCCGCCGAAGAACTCAAGCACACCCTGCTGATGTTCGATGCCTTCCACGACGTGGCTGAAAGAGCCAAGAACGGCAACGTTCACGCCAAAGGCGTTCTGCAATCCTGGGCTGACGGCGAGTGGTTCAAGAAGCGCCCGGTGCTGGCCGACAAGATCAGCCTGCGCGTCTTCAAGGTGACCGGCGAAACCAACACCGACGACCTGTCCCCTGCTCCTGATGCCTGGTCCCGCCCGGACATCCCGCTGCACGCCCTGGCCATGTTGAAAATGGCTCGCGACGGCATCGTGCCGGACGTGCAAGGCTCCATCGGCCCGATGAAGCAGATCGAAGAAATGCGCAACAGCGGCTTCCCGATCGCCTACGTCGGTGACGTGGTCGGTACCGGTTCGTCGCGTAAATCGGCCACCAACTCGGTGCTGTGGTTCTTCGGTGACGACGTTCCTTACGTGCCGAACAAGCGTGCTGGCGGCTTCTGCTTCGGCAGCAAGATCGCTCCAATCTTCTACAACACCATGGAAGATGCCGGCGCACTGCCAATCGAATTCGATGTTACCAACATCAACATGGGCGACGTGATCGACCTGTACCCGCACGCTGGCAAAGTCTGCAAGCACGGTACCGACGAAGTCATCACCACCTTCGAAATGAAGACCCCTGTGCTGCTGGACGAAGTCCGTGCCGGCGGTCGTATTCCGCTGATCATCGGCCGTGGCCTGACCGACAAGGCTCGCGCCGAACTGGGTCTGCCAGCGTTCGACCTGTTCAAGAAGCCGGATGCCCCGATCGAAAGCACCAAGGGTTTCACCCTGGCGCAGAAAATGGTCGGCAAGGCATGCGGCGTAGCCGGTGTGCGTCCAGGCACCTACTGCGAACCGAAGATGACCACCGTCGGTTCCCAGGACACCACTGGTCCGATGACCCGTGACGAACTGAAAGACCTGGCGTGCCTGGGCTTCTCCGCTGATCTGGTGATGCAGTCGTTCTGCCACACCGCGGCTTATCCAAAGCCGATCGACGTGACCACCCACCACACCCTGCCTGACTTCATCATGACCCGCGGCGGTGTTTCCCTGCGTCCGGGCGACGGCATCATCCACAGCTGGCTGAACCGCATGCTGCTGCCGGACACCGTCGGTACCGGTGGCGACTCCCACACCCGTTTCCCGATGGGCATTTCGTTCCCGGCCGGTTCCGGTCTGGTCGCATTCGCCGCTGCCACTGGCGTGATGCCACTGGACATGCCGGAATCGATCCTGGTGCGTTTCAAAGGCGAGATGCAACCGGGCGTCACCCTGCGTGACCTGGTTCACGCCATTCCTTACTTCGCGATTCAGGCTGGCTTGCTGACCGTCGAGAAGAAAGGCAAGAAGAACGCCTTCTCCGGCCGCATCCTGGAAATCGAAGGCCTGGACAACCTGAGCATCGAACAGGCTTTCGAGCTGTCCGACGCCTCGGCCGAACGTTCGGCTGCCGGTTGCACCATCAAGCTGTCGAAAGAGTCGATCACCGAATACCTGCAATCGAACATCACCCTGCTGCGCTGGATGATCGGTGAAGGCTAC
This genomic stretch from Pseudomonas wuhanensis harbors:
- a CDS encoding ATP-binding protein, with the protein product MLRLFLGLFLVMTVGLILALQTVERTFDALLDGQMQSYNQEAVRGQAWSLTEQLRGLDGSARERQLEAVRPHYGLGLTLVESDQLALTDQEKAELAQGLLVIRDQYTQFISRIDDGPQLLSISLPAEPSLMPFYIAAAYLMIAVMIGFVLFFWVRPHWRDLETLRLAAERFGDNDLSARIQLSKRSNIRDLAEHFNLMAARIEGLIANQRELTNAVSHELRTPIARLSFELDQLKQQPDPTQNRKLIADMYADLGELEEMVSELLTYASLERGATVISRENIQASHWLDSVVGSVALEAEAAGVQLLIVECQVDEVRIEPRFMARAVINLLRNAIRYADERVEVSLVRTGDHYEVRVNDDGPGVPLDGREKIFEPFSRLDASRDRRTGGFGLGLALVRRVSQSHGGQVEVADSPWGGASFRMTWAHVD
- a CDS encoding winged helix-turn-helix domain-containing protein, which translates into the protein MDNLGFGKVLLVEDDEKLAGLIAHFLSQHGFEVRQVHRGDLALAAFLDFKPKIVVLDLMLPGQSGLHVCREIRSVSDTPIVILTAKEDDLDHILGLESGADDYVIKPIKPPVLLARLRALQRRQMPDSSVCSSLEFGHLSIDRSCREVRLAGEGIELTTMEFELLWLLASAAGKTLSRDDILNRMRGIAFDGLNRSVDVYISKLRGKLKDNPREPVCIKTVWGKGYLFNPFGWEL
- a CDS encoding tRNA-(ms[2]io[6]A)-hydroxylase — protein: MILPEIHEFLGCRTPDGWVQAALADQETLLIDHKNCEFKAASTALSLIAKYHSHVDLINLMSRLAREELVHHEQVMRLMKKRKIELRQLSAGRYASGLRKVVRSHEPVKLVDTLVVGAFIEARSCERFEALVPHLDEELGKFYFGLLKSEARHFQGYLKLAYQYGDAKDIAQVIDKVRDAEQALIESPDVEFRFHSGVPAAA
- a CDS encoding universal stress protein — its product is MQAIRSILVVIEPEHSESLALKRAKLIAGVTQAHLHLLVCDKKHDHSAMLSVLKAALLADGYNVTTEQAWNESLHDTIIDVQQAEGCGLVVKQHFPDSPLKKALLTPADWKLLRYCPTPVLLVKTAKPWAGGVILAAIDVGNMDGEHRTLHASIIDHGYDIASLAKAHLHVISAHPSPMLSAADPTFQLKETIEARYREQCKAFQAEFDIDDDHLHIEEGPADVLIPFMAHKLGASVTVIGTVARTGLSGALIGNTAEVVLDALESDVLVLKPDTVMDHLEEIVTRH
- a CDS encoding IS110 family transposase: MFSCAGIDVSKDSLEVWINSQGIGASFPNSASGFPVLIDWLKGFEVTRVLLEATGGYERGPMKVLQRGGFDVLRINPRRAKDFAKAMGYRAKTDAIDARLLAEFATIIKDADSRITSAEQDNLRALVQQRENFVQQQSDDRRRIKTASVDSIKTLVAKPYRLFRSGNKVDRTADLPKRQRPGQ
- a CDS encoding DUF1289 domain-containing protein, with the translated sequence MPNQTIKTPCVGLCSTVYGDLVCRGCKRFHHEVINWNGYNEEEKRAVWLRLEQLLSQVMAAKVEIFDPALLRMQLEQRKIRFVPHQSEYCWAYQLIARGARVINNLEAYGMVLLPEFRDWNLPELRDAIDREFFLLSEAHYQRYIAPGFLKDAFGG
- the acnB gene encoding bifunctional aconitate hydratase 2/2-methylisocitrate dehydratase; this encodes MLEAYRKHIEERAALGIVPQPLNAEQTAGLVELLKNPPAGEEAFLVDLITNRVPPGVDEAAYVKAGFLSALAKGEAKSPLIDKKRAVELLGTMQGGYNIVTLVNLLDDAELAPVAAEELKHTLLMFDAFHDVAERAKNGNVHAKGVLQSWADGEWFKKRPVLADKISLRVFKVTGETNTDDLSPAPDAWSRPDIPLHALAMLKMARDGIVPDVQGSIGPMKQIEEMRNSGFPIAYVGDVVGTGSSRKSATNSVLWFFGDDVPYVPNKRAGGFCFGSKIAPIFYNTMEDAGALPIEFDVTNINMGDVIDLYPHAGKVCKHGTDEVITTFEMKTPVLLDEVRAGGRIPLIIGRGLTDKARAELGLPAFDLFKKPDAPIESTKGFTLAQKMVGKACGVAGVRPGTYCEPKMTTVGSQDTTGPMTRDELKDLACLGFSADLVMQSFCHTAAYPKPIDVTTHHTLPDFIMTRGGVSLRPGDGIIHSWLNRMLLPDTVGTGGDSHTRFPMGISFPAGSGLVAFAAATGVMPLDMPESILVRFKGEMQPGVTLRDLVHAIPYFAIQAGLLTVEKKGKKNAFSGRILEIEGLDNLSIEQAFELSDASAERSAAGCTIKLSKESITEYLQSNITLLRWMIGEGYGDVRTLERRAQAMEAWIANPELMVADADAEYAEVIEIDLADIKEPVLCAPNDPDDARLLSSVAGEKIDEVFIGSCMTNIGHFRAAGKLLEQVKGQLPTRLWLSPPTKMDAHQLTEEGYYGIYGKAGARMEMPGCSLCMGNQARVEPNSTVVSTSTRNFPNRLGDGANVYLASAELASVASILGRLPTVEEYMEYAGKIDSMAADVYRYLSFDQIAEFREAAANANIPVVQA